GTTGGAGACTAAAAACATAAGGAGGGGCCTTAACTTCCAAAAAGAGGGTGGAGGCATCTCCCCTGCAGAAGAACATGAGTCAGCCCAAATCAGCAACAGCAGAAGTCAGCCCACTGTGAGAAAGTGCAGGgtagcccagagaggggagggtaTAAGTCTACCATGAGCCAAATGGAGCATGCTCAccagcagagggagggtggaggttggccCATAGCaggtggggcagcagggagacTCACCAAGGTGTCCTTGGCCCTCCTGAAGGCCTTCATGTCTTGTGGGGCCAGAAACTTGAACTGGGCCACGACGCAGCCCCTTGCACCCGGGAGGGCACTGAGGGGCGTGGGGACAGGAACTGCTGCCGTCCTCGTCAGCACTGTGGTCATCAGCATTAGCACCAGCGTGCAACCCACAGGCAAGTCTGTGTTAATGGAAGGAGAGACCAACGAGGGCATGGACAGTGTCAGAAGCTGAGGGTGGAGGTTGTAGGGAGGTATGGGGTCATGGGCAATGATGTGTGGGCTCACCCAGCTTCatccttttctctgtgtctggACTCTGTCAGCAGAGGGGGTCCAAGTGTCCACTGAGAGGCTGTCAGCagggtctctcactcagccttgtTTTGCGTCCGTGACCTCAGTCTCCTTGTCTGGGTCTCAGTCTGCTGCTCTGTCTGCGTCTCTGAACTTCCCGCTCTGCTCCAGTGGAACCCCTGCCTGAGCTCCATGGCACAGCTTTTAGCCTGGACAGACTGGCAATTCCACCTGATGTAGGAAAAGTGAAACAGACCTGCCACTAGGGGAGGCCCCAGGCTGGGGAAGCCCATGCAGGCCAGGACCTTGAGCCAGGTGAGcagctggagggaaagagaaactcaCACAGATTCGGGTTCACCTAAACAGATGTCTTCCTAAGATGAGTCTCACCGTAGCGGAAGCCTCGGCCCCACAAAAGGTGGTCACAGTACCCTGATGACCTGGGGACAAAGGGATCTGTCTTTGTGCACAATACCACattcagggagaggaggagaaaggcacCTATAAGGGAGCTGCCACCAAGACTCTTGAACTTCCAAGAGATAGGATactgagaggaggggagaagacaAAGGGAGAAGGCTGCTGGTGGGTTGGAGGGAGTCAGAAAGGCAAAACAGCCCAGATTTCAGAGAGGAGACcagctcttccctcccttccGTATTTGGTactgagagagaaagaatggggaggagagaggagcctCACTACATCTTAATTGTCCAGGCACCGAGGGACGCAGAAACAGGAGCCTTTCTAGGAAATTGCAGTATGGCCAAGGACTTCAGGGAACCAGCTCAGTTTGTGACAAACACCTTTATTAATTCATCATGTATtattcagcccccacctgtgacAGGCATGGTTCCAAGTGCCAGGCATAGGGCATTAGAAAAAACCCTGGAAAACAAGACTTGGAGGAACTTTTTACTGGACAGGGGAAGGGGGAGTAGGGGAAAGGGCGGGCTTACGCTTGTTGTATGCATTACATCAAGGAAcggaaaatgaaagaagaactaAAGCCCAGTGAGAGCAGGGTGTAGGAGGGGGTTGCACTGAATGAGGTGGCCTGAGAAATCACAGTTGAATGAAGACTTAAAGAAGTGAGGGCGGCAATTATGTGAAGATTGAGCGGGGAGCAGTCAgtgcaaaaggaaaaggagatgCTCCATTTTGTCTGGTAATTTTTATGTCCCCCTTCACAAAGCCTTTGACACATATAGTATTAAACCCACAGTGACATCAAGAGCATACAGtacttttattacattttaaatatggaatGATATTGGCAGAATGGATCAGAAACTTAGTGCTGCGACCTATTCTAATAATAAAGCCTCTTGAaacaatgaataagtaaatatgtaGTAAACTGCAGGGACTTAGAGATGATAAgagacctgcccaaggtcacccagcaagtaAGTAGTACATGCAGCTCTTAACCACGTTTCGTCTCACACTCTAGCTTCTGTGCAGCTAGAGCTGGACACAGGGACAATAATTTGTAGCACGGAGCTGCCAAGTACTTTTTGACACTTGAATCCCACACCAACCCCCTGTTTCCATTATTCAAAATCCCAGGGAGAGAGTGGACAGACCCTCAGTTGAGAGAATTGAGCTCTGATAcacaaaaatgtttcaaagcCAAGGACAGGGTCCTGCCCTAGTCACCTTCCTATGCACTGGTCAGTTTCTGTCAATTGCAGTGGCCTTAACCCAGGGCCAGAGGCATTGCATCAACAGTGAATTgtgaaaatggacaaaggatgtCAAAATTCCTAAATTCATACTTTTTTCTTAGAAAGGAAGTTTCCAGAGGTGGCTGAAAGTATGAGATTCAAACCTGGCTGTGACCttcactagctgtgtgaacttggcgAAGAAACCTACAGTTAGCAAGCATGATCGCCAGCCCACTGACTTGGACACAATAAAAAAGTGTgattgtttgtatatttttatgtgtgtgtggttATTTAATAGAGATCATTAATGAAGACCATCCTATGGCTCAGCTGGAAGCTTTACAAACACTACTTCAGTGTACGTTACTCATTTGCAAGAAAAGGATAAGAATGCCGTTGTAtggatgaggagactgagactcagagagaagtAATTTGCCCAGTAACACCATAAGTAAGAGGGTGACTCAATTGAAACTGAAGTCACCTGATTTCCGTGGTTCagtatttttaactgaaaagtgACCCTCAAAACGATCACAGGGGATGAACCAATGTAAATGCAAAGATATTTAATAATGGCAATCAATTATCACCAGAAGACAGAATAACAAATCACATAGGGATTTCACAGATACAAAAGTCACGTGGGTAACAGAATCCAAAATGCTACAGTCAGCTAAGGACTTTGGGCCCTTCCACTGCCAAATCCCTGAGGGGATGAGGCCTCCCCAGTGGGGAGATCAGAGTCACAGATTCACAGAATCTCAAAGCAGACACTGAAGGTTGAGTTCAAGGTGTGGGACCTGCCATGGGAGATGGTGTTCTGGGCTTCTGTAACCAGAGAAGTAGAACATTGTCTGTGGTACGTGCAGGCAGCATACCGTGTGGACCCAGATGAGGCCCCTGGAAGATCTTAGGGGAATGCATCAGGTGGACATGTCTTTGCTTccggagggggggtgggggtgggggagacacgTCATGGTCCTTGTATCTGCTCCTCCTCATGCACGCAGCCCAAATGATGGAGgttggcaggcagaggcagagtcCCCTGAGCTTCTGTGCCCCAGGCTGGAGACTCCAGGAAAGGGCACCACAGCCACGATCGCAGCCATCCGCCTTCCCCGTGGAGGCTGCGCGGGGTCAGAGACAAGGCCCCGAGTGCGCCACCAGCCTCAGGTCCCACGTGAGCAGGCGAAGGAGGTTGAAGATGATACTGGCTTCGTGGCATTGAGGCGAGTCCTGGAACAAGGAAGGAGGCACAGCGAGGCTGAGGCAGGAATTTCCTCCAGAAAAACTCCTCCGTCCATTCCCAAACCCTCCTCTTCTCCGGACAGAGCCCCTCCTCACACAGGCCCGCCCCCGATGCCCACCCGCTTAACTGTCAGCTCCACTCACAGCTCTCCGTGTTTTGGAGCGCCTCTTGGGTGACCGGTGGGACTTCCTCGAGGAACCTGGCCTCACCACCTCCAgctggagtgggggcaggaggtaaACAAAAGAGTCTAAGAACTGAGTCCCTCACCTACTTCACCTGCgagcctcccagccccagaccgAATCGCAGATGTGGGGACGCCAAGAGGAAGGGAATCTGTCTGGACGGGTTTGGGGCTCAGCGAGACCGATCGCGGATCCGGTGGCCCAATGTGGGGCCAGAGAGCGCAGAGCAAGctgggggaggttggaggggccGGGCGCGGGAACACTCACGCAGGCCACCACGTCCCTTCGCGCAGCCGCCAGCAACTCCAGGGTCGGGGTGACTCCAGGAAAcaactctgggctggggaggctgctCAACACGGCCTGGGCATCCGAGAGGTCCCGGGCCACGAGGCGGAGTCGCGCGCAGGTCTGCGAGGACACCACAGAGTTAGTGGCGGCCTTGCCCCtggctcccctctcctgccctcatcCCGGGGCCCGACCAAAACATAGGCCTCACCGAGGGCCGCGGGGGGTCCCTCCTTGGGCGGAAGGAGCAGTTGCGTGGCCTCCAGCTCAGTGTCTcttcctcctggggtgggggatggggacaagGGAGGGGTGAGGGCGGGCTTCTTCTCCAGGGCCCCTTAAGCGCTGGGATGTCGAGGATTCCTGGACGTGGACCCGGACTGGCCAATACAGTCCTGTGTATTGTGGCTGAATAATCACAAAGCGCTCATAGGATGTGAACTCCGACTGAAACGAACCCCTTGTGGAGCAGCGCTCCCCAACATGAGCCGAGTCTGCCTAGCTGGGGCGCCCTTTTGAGATTGGCATGAAGGTACTTTCTGTGCTTAGGATGCCCGCAGTCACCAAGCTCCGGTGGTCAGAATTCTGGACCCTGAGATCTCAGATGCACCTGCTGGTCGCTAGGATGCTAAGGTCTCTGGGGCCAGGTACTGGCATCCCTGATCCCAGCAGACCCAGCATCCCCGGGACTGGGGGTCTGGGCATCACTCACGTAGTGGTCCCTCAACACCTTGATCGCCACCAACGCCTTGGGGTCCAGCCAGCGGTAGTGCGACAGTAGGCAGCGCTGGGGTTCAGCCACACCTGGGTCCACCACCACACTCCCTGTTACCAAGACCCACAGCCCCACGGACACCGCGGCTGGGCCACTTGGCCTCATCTCTGCTCCTGTAGAATGTGAGGGACGTCAAGGAGGCTGAGTGGAAGGCCAGAgtccagcccctgcctctggtTAGACTGGCAGAGGGACCGACCTCAGATCGCTGGCACTGAGAACCCGCAGGGGGAGAGATGCGGTGGGCCCTGAGACCCCTGCTACCCTGAGCCTCTGTCCCCTCACTCCTCACCTGCAATGTGCCCTCCGTGCCTCGTGTGGGAGCAGGGTCTGCCTTGTACTGTCCCCTGTGAGGCGTCCAGAGTGGTGTCCACCTTCACCAGCAGTGCCTGCTCTCTCCATGACGGCTTTTATGAA
The sequence above is drawn from the Desmodus rotundus isolate HL8 chromosome 12, HLdesRot8A.1, whole genome shotgun sequence genome and encodes:
- the LOC112298528 gene encoding interferon lambda-4-like; amino-acid sequence: MRPSGPAAVSVGLWVLVTGSVVVDPGVAEPQRCLLSHYRWLDPKALVAIKVLRDHYEEETLSWRPRNCSFRPRRDPPRPSTCARLRLVARDLSDAQAVLSSLPSPELFPGVTPTLELLAAARRDVVACLEVVRPGSSRKSHRSPKRRSKTRRADSPQCHEASIIFNLLRLLTWDLRLVAHSGPCL